From the Paenibacillus sp. FSL H8-0548 genome, one window contains:
- the ssuE gene encoding NADPH-dependent FMN reductase, with the protein MTKIVIISGSPNASSRLNGITQYVEQQLIEKAHSVNVITVVALPAEDLIHAQFGSPAIVEANKLVEEADAVIIASPVYKASFTGVLKTFLDLLPQKGLDGKIIAPLFIGGTIAHLLSIDYSLKPVLASMGAKLFVSGVYAVDSQINRTQEPNEAPVFELSEDLTFRLSETVNELISELSLRAK; encoded by the coding sequence ATGACCAAAATCGTTATCATCTCAGGTAGTCCGAACGCTTCATCACGCCTAAATGGAATTACACAATATGTAGAGCAGCAATTAATAGAGAAGGCTCATTCCGTCAATGTCATTACCGTCGTCGCTTTACCAGCGGAAGATCTCATTCATGCACAATTTGGCAGTCCAGCAATTGTAGAAGCTAATAAGTTAGTCGAAGAAGCGGATGCAGTCATTATTGCTAGCCCTGTCTACAAAGCCTCCTTTACAGGCGTATTGAAAACATTTTTGGATTTGCTTCCGCAAAAAGGGCTTGATGGCAAAATTATTGCTCCTCTATTTATTGGCGGTACAATTGCCCATTTGTTATCCATCGATTATTCCCTTAAACCGGTACTGGCATCCATGGGTGCTAAACTATTCGTTAGCGGCGTTTATGCTGTAGATTCTCAAATTAATCGTACACAGGAGCCGAACGAAGCGCCCGTATTTGAATTAAGCGAGGACCTCACATTCCGACTATCAGAAACAGTTAACGAGCTTATAAGCGAGCTTTCACTCCGAGCAAAATAA
- a CDS encoding MraY family glycosyltransferase: MVYGLAALISFAIVFASVPPLRMLALHLGFVDRPNHRKIHNEPIPLMGGAAIFVGCVITMFIFIGFTPLTWTIVTGGTVLVIIGLIDDGTKAKGKDFPVWPRLILYIATASIPSMFHISIAGITNPVTNQFIWFPDWFSWLTTMLWVFGLINMINFIDGVDGLASGVCTLSALTLLTLALIKGQSSTAILAVIVAGVSFGFLVHNFYPARIFMGDAGATFLGFTLAVIAVAGTSKRATFISLLVPLLALGLPIFDTAYVMLRRLISGKSLHRADKLHTHHILMKWGLSQVQTVSFLYLIAALFALLSIILLLVIS, from the coding sequence ATGGTATACGGTTTAGCAGCATTAATCAGCTTTGCGATTGTATTTGCAAGTGTGCCACCGCTTCGGATGCTTGCTTTGCACCTTGGTTTTGTAGATCGTCCCAATCATAGAAAAATTCATAATGAGCCGATACCTCTAATGGGAGGAGCGGCTATTTTTGTTGGCTGTGTCATTACGATGTTTATTTTTATCGGGTTCACACCTTTGACTTGGACGATAGTGACGGGAGGGACGGTACTCGTCATTATCGGGCTAATAGATGACGGCACAAAGGCGAAGGGAAAGGATTTTCCTGTGTGGCCTCGCCTCATTCTTTATATCGCGACTGCTTCTATACCGAGTATGTTTCATATTAGTATCGCAGGAATAACAAATCCGGTTACAAATCAGTTTATTTGGTTTCCAGACTGGTTCTCGTGGCTTACGACGATGCTATGGGTGTTTGGGTTAATTAATATGATCAATTTTATAGACGGGGTGGATGGGCTCGCATCAGGAGTTTGTACGCTTTCCGCGCTTACGCTATTAACTTTAGCGCTGATTAAAGGACAATCCAGCACAGCCATTCTTGCGGTTATTGTAGCAGGTGTTTCTTTTGGATTCCTGGTACATAATTTTTATCCGGCGCGAATTTTTATGGGAGATGCTGGTGCGACCTTTTTAGGCTTTACGCTGGCCGTTATTGCAGTAGCTGGAACATCCAAAAGAGCTACGTTTATTTCACTGCTTGTTCCGCTGCTTGCACTTGGGCTGCCTATATTCGATACAGCTTATGTGATGCTGCGCAGATTAATCAGCGGGAAGAGCCTGCACCGAGCAGACAAGCTGCACACACATCATATATTGATGAAATGGGGTTTGAGTCAAGTACAAACGGTATCGTTTCTATACCTCATTGCCGCTTTGTTTGCGCTGCTGTCGATCATTCTTTTACTAGTGATAAGCTGA
- a CDS encoding helix-turn-helix domain-containing protein, producing MSKTDWLKPLQHILNCPVHAVSKSIAEWSELVSTAEKVWLGEHTTASPMEGQRVEKEGNTWIIISFNEYEVDVLEIESKSLNETEKELISWTLQLHAGAKENKLSTLSETERHALKLGEWIQKQLESDEPVYSLPDHLTAGSRLFNEMIPFLLVTEQHGTKQATYSELEKLLRSFMSDDVLLIPLKTQEWLIWGSISLLKDEDSDAFEELEEETLEESLASIGFGLHEMLASEWIGECHLAVAHPTTPAKGMLETTMLLRETVNLGRKFHIGTNIHLPWMLQLERLLNAIPEVQRSKYLEQSLKRADLFVESEMLSTLETFFTLDCNVSETAKKLYIHRNTLLYRLDKLKQETGLDVRQFRDAVLVKIILLLYKVTKRN from the coding sequence ATGAGCAAGACAGACTGGTTGAAGCCACTGCAGCACATTTTGAATTGTCCGGTACATGCTGTTTCGAAATCAATAGCGGAGTGGAGTGAGTTAGTCAGCACTGCCGAAAAGGTATGGCTAGGCGAACATACAACAGCGTCTCCTATGGAAGGCCAAAGGGTAGAAAAAGAAGGAAATACATGGATTATTATTTCATTCAATGAATATGAAGTAGACGTATTGGAAATTGAAAGCAAATCGCTTAATGAGACTGAAAAAGAATTGATAAGCTGGACGCTGCAGCTTCATGCTGGCGCTAAGGAAAACAAATTATCGACGCTCTCCGAAACAGAGAGACATGCCCTAAAGCTTGGGGAGTGGATTCAGAAGCAGTTGGAGTCCGATGAGCCTGTCTATTCCTTACCGGATCATTTGACGGCGGGCAGCCGTTTGTTCAATGAAATGATTCCATTCCTGCTTGTCACCGAGCAGCATGGCACTAAGCAAGCGACATACTCAGAGCTTGAGAAGCTTCTCCGCTCATTTATGTCGGATGATGTGCTGCTTATTCCGCTGAAGACTCAGGAATGGTTGATTTGGGGATCGATATCGTTGTTGAAGGATGAGGATTCGGATGCATTCGAGGAACTTGAGGAAGAGACGCTTGAGGAAAGCTTAGCTTCTATAGGCTTCGGATTGCATGAGATGTTAGCCAGTGAATGGATTGGAGAATGCCATCTAGCGGTTGCTCATCCAACAACACCGGCTAAAGGAATGCTTGAAACGACGATGCTGCTGCGTGAAACGGTTAATTTAGGCCGTAAGTTTCATATCGGAACCAATATCCATTTACCGTGGATGCTGCAGCTGGAGCGATTATTAAATGCCATTCCAGAGGTGCAGCGATCCAAATACCTCGAGCAGTCGCTTAAACGAGCGGATTTGTTCGTGGAATCGGAAATGCTCAGCACATTAGAAACCTTCTTTACGCTGGATTGCAATGTTAGCGAGACGGCAAAGAAATTATACATTCATCGTAATACGCTGTTATATCGATTAGACAAGCTTAAACAAGAGACTGGATTGGATGTTCGTCAGTTTAGAGATGCAGTACTGGTCAAAATCATATTACTATTGTACAAAGTGACGAAAAGAAATTAG